TTGGTCTTAATTAGAAAAATGATGTACTATACGTATATCTACCTTATTTCCAACGCCTACTTGTCGAAAAATACTTTACCTTTCCTAAAAAAAGACATTTGTAGTAAAATTCCACAGTAAATGTTGTTTTATGGGATATCCATCCTATTTTTTAGACGAGTACAATACACTTTTTTAAATATGTGAAAGCAGAACTGGGCAGATGCATAAAacgttgttgtttatttaataTATCCCTGGATCGTATCGGTAATTGGCCTTAATTTGCAAAGCTGAAAAATCTTTATTATGTACTGTACAATTAATAATCCACTTTACGCCTGGTCCACTGCAAAGAATGTGGCGATGAGTATTCCTAACcaataaatttattttcaatacAAGTTTTTAACGCTGTACCGTAGTGGTAATTCAAAGGATAAAAAGTTTTAGTGATTCTTGTTGTCCATATAGCGAGGTTTATCCCCGGGACCGCTGAGTCAATTTCGCCCACATGGCTCGCTTTGTTTTCAAGCTGTTATCGGCGCGATGTTTTCTGAAAAGAAGTGCGGTCAAAAGTTATTCTATACGAATTTATTTTCAATTCCTTCTTAATTGACTACAAACAAAGGGTAATGGGTGcctgtttgtttctttggcaCATGTTATTTATCGCAAAAGCCCTTAAAGTAATTAAATTACTAATTTCGCTGGCTTTtatgatttttctttgttttactgtgcgttaaactttgtaaaatttgttgGTAAGGCTCATTGTATGAGATTTTTTCGAGTGGAAATAAATGGACTAAATTTTTGCGCGAGATTATTTTACACTAAATGAGCCAAGGACACTCTAAAAAACGAAGCTACACTAGCTAAGaaggaaaattaaacaaataagaGGAACGTCGCTTTTTTTCTGTCTATGAGCGTAATAGAAGACAACAGAGAGGAAATTCCtctctttttttactttgttttatgttttcttcGACAAAAGACCCCTCGTGAATAATTTATTTCATGCTTTATAGTCTTTGCTCTTGTCTGTTAAGGTCGCACAGTTGTGTTCCAAAAACTAAAGACCGTAACGTGCATTTCCAATTAATCTTTTcatatgaaagtattgcaaaccGAACGAttcgaaaaaatgttttttaatatatggagatcagttttTATAGCAGCCAGGGTTGTGTTTCATAGTCTGAATCTAAAGagttttacagaaaatgatTAACTGTAATCTGCTCAAAAAACATTTACTGTTTTCTTTGACTGGCTCACTGAATTGTATAGATTGAAATGGGTGTGAATATGTGTTTGTGTGTCAGCCAGTTTTCGGTATACTTATATTTATCAAAAGCAGTGATCAAACGTGTAGTTTAAGGTCACGAAAAACAGACTCGTCGATAAAAGTTAATTTTCTCTCAAGAAACGTAACTAGATATACTGCTTGAGAATATTTTTGGATAAATCTATGTAAAAAGAAGCAATACAACTGCTGTATAGTGGGCAGAAACGGCCACACCTTACGGTCATCTCAAAGAAACTGCCTCATGATTTCTGCATCTTGAAAAATTTGCGAAAATACTTTGATTTCGACAGTAATTTCTTCGATCTTAAACCTTTCTTAATCCTTATTAAGTTATAGCTTATTTTCACCTCTTTAGTGTTTTGATATTATTTCCTTCAATTTTGTACGTTGGAAAGTATTAAATCATGACCGTAAATAGTATAATAACTGTCTATaggaaattggaatttttttagtAATCCTTACACATCATTCCTAAAGAGAGAATAATTAAACCGTTTAGGATATTATTTCAACATCTTGAGACTTTCAAAATTTCGtaagcaaaatgaaaaacagcaaAGTTGTCAGGTTGTTGAAAATTAAATGCAAAATGTAGAGTCCTTCTGCGCGGAACTTGAGGGCATCTTTGGCTAGCCGTGATTATTTCATGTTGATCTGGTTTTGTTTTTCGTCGTCTAGCTAGCATAAAGATGGCCGGAATAAGATGCCTTTTATTGGCCCTGAAAACACCTATTTATGTATTACATTTTCAATAATAGCTACCGACGGAGATAGTTAACAGAAGCGAGTTTGGTGTATTTCATATCCATTTTGGCGGGAACGCCTACATGAGGTGAAAAGATGGTTACAGTAGTTTTATCGGGTTATAAAACGGTCATCACATCTCTAGTTTAACACAGCCGATGCTGCAGATAAGTTTTATAGTCAAGGGCCTCGTTTCACAAAAGAGGAAAATCCTATCTTGTCGGTCTCGACTACGTGTCTTCCCAGCGCCAGACTGATCATCACCCTAAATGCATTAAAATGTTGGTTAAAGGCCAGTTTAGTATTTTTCTCTTGCCAGCTTGAGAAACTACCTTATTTACAGTTCGGATGTTTTCTAGTAGTTACCCTTGTAAAAGACGGTGTAGCCATTTTACTCTTAAGATAATCTCGAACCTAATTTTTGTTAATGACTTTGTTTCAATCATGCCAAAATCATGTGAAGTAATTCTTatcagtttttttattgttttccaaaCTGATTCTCTCTGAAGATATTTTacacaaaaaggaagaaaactaTGGTGtagaattttattattattattattattattattattgttatgatTATTTTGAAACTTACAGGTGTCCTTATAGCGGCTTATTAACTTAAGAAAAAATCATAATGAAATTTCAGTGTCGCCCCGTGAAGTTTGTTGCAGAACCATGGatgtaaaaaagtaaaagttcACTTACTGTGGCAGTTATCATTTCACAAGGCAACAATTACTATATTAACCGAGgtagaattgaaaaaattaaattcctaaTTATAATTTTATAGCTACATAATGTAACTTACTTCATTGTCAAGAGCAAATTAGTGCACCATTGTTCTTCACGATTCAATAAAGGACTTTGCCTGTGCTATAATGTTCAATTGATTTTTGAAGGCCCTAATATAGATAGACTACTTTGCAATTTTTGGTTTCTCCAAACTGGTGAATAAACCAACGCGCGTAAGCTTATTGGAAAGATAATTGTTTGCCCTAATGGTAATGAAATTAACTTTCGTTCTCAGTTGTCTGAATTTGGTGACTCCCAACCAAAGGTTTAGTGTTTCGTTTAATTCTCGTTGTCGATATTTCGAGGAATTCGcttgcaaacaagaaaaaactctAAACCCATGCGTAAATTTATTCAAGTTCATTGCTCACAGGTACTTGCTTCCCCCAAGAATGTAAAAGGTAGCTTAAAGCCGCGAGAGAACGCGTGAGAAGGCGGCGAAGCCCCTCGAACTCGTGTccgctctcgcgtgacttctcgcgactcccgAGAGCTTGCTCGTAGGCCAAGCTCGTGGATGAGGCAAGTGATATAAAATGATACAAAGTAGCTTTCGTTCAACGAAAACGTTTGTTCAAAGTTTGAACGGCAAAACCTATCTTTTGATAAGCCCACAAAACTTAATGTCAAATTTGCCTTGAAATAAATACTACCTGTTCACATCATTAATTTCAAGACGTTTAAACAAAACCTGCTAGAGgtattttcatttgaatgggcCACACTCTTGAATTTCTTCCTTAATTGGATCCTGGATTCCGGATCTCTGTCAGTGgaatttggattccggattccaatcgatatttagcgggattccggattccttgagcctTATACCGGATTCTAAACCCCAAGATTCCGTGTTCCACAGGCTAAAAATTCCCTGATTCCAGAATCCGAATTCCCTTAAATGGGGTCATCACATGgaattgaaatgtttttctAGTACTTCGAGCGTCAGGCAGGGGCTTTGCGTGCATGGCCTTGTACTCTCTCCCAACATCGATTAAGTGTTTTCAATTAACCTGAACCACAGTCATTTGTTAAGCTAAGTAAgaatttgaatggtcacacctgTGGGGATTTTCTTAACAGACTCAAAAATTAGAGCCGCATTGCCTGCTTCAATAATTGATCTCTGGGAGTCGGGAATTTATTTTAGAGGCACGTATAAATGTATGATAAAGCATGTGGTCTTCCCATGTTCGATTTCTATTTGATATGTTTTGTCTTCCGCCTAAAATCTATTTTGATAAATGGCTATTAATTGTGCATTATATTTCTGAcaaaaaggtttcgtttttttttttttaataaaaaaaacagtggcTTTCGATGAGGACACGCAATTCTAGACTGTTCGTTACGgcattttgaaatcaaaacaaaaagacactACAGCTGTACCTCTGACCATCATTGGAGCACTACGATTATTTCTTAGCGAAGAAAgtgtagccccccccccccccccccccccctggctgCCCCTATATATATTAAGAGTTCGTCTTCCTCTGGTCCTCATGAATATCAGAATCTTACTCCTGTGACAAGAAAGATCTGAAGAATTACAATGGTTTAATGACTGATTTGATTAGAAACTTTGAAGACTGACTGGTCAAGATAAACGACAAAGCTTTTCTATCCAAAATGATACATTTATTATGGTGAAAAACGGAGATTTTGTAAGACAtttaaggttaaaataaaaAGCGACGTAAAATTGTGCtgttaaataattgttttaaatagaaaaatacCATTTTGATGCTGCATCCGATTTTGGAAATTGTACTGTAACTGTTTCAAATAGAAAAATACCATTTTCATACTGCATCCTGATTTTGGAAATCGTATTGTCTTTGCTTCAAATAGCAAAATACCATTTTTATAACGCAATGTGATTTGGGGTATTGTATTGTAGTTGCTTCAAATAtcaaaataccatttttgtatgaaaattGTATTGTTATTGCTTCAAATTTCAAAACACCATTTTTATGCTGTATTCTGATTTTGGAACTTGTATTGTAACTGCTTCAAATATCAAAATACCATTTATAAGCTGTATCctgattttggaaattgtgCTTCAAATATCAAAGTACCATTTTTATACCACATCCTGATTTTGGCGGATGCGATAATTTTCTACGTGTACAAAAATTACCTAACAACATATTACATTATGTTACAAAATTTCAACATAAGAAAAAGCAGTAGAAGGTGCATCTTATTTCACTCCCATTGTCCACACAACTGCAGTATCAATTTCTATTGTTACGGGGTCACTTCCTTCGTACGTGTTAGAAGTGCTGACTAAGCTTCCAAACTCCAACTGTCCATCAGCtagaaaaacaaatgaacaaaccATTACATAACATAAATACGATTAAGATGTAGCACATCGCAAAATCATAAAACTTCTAAAATTTGATAACCTGTTTCCGTCACTAAGACATTCACACTAAAACTCGTAGTGGAATGACAACGgatatcacgttttcccgccaaaattacACAGGGTAACACTTATATGGTTATGGAAATACAAATCCATCACCCTTCAACACGAAGAAAACAAGGGGCAAAAAGGCTGGCACCTGAGTAAGCTCTTCTAAGTTTGGTTTTCAACAGCGATGCTAGTATAAGTGCAAGGGCCTGCGTACAAGGATTCAAATTCGTCCTTTATTCCGCTTACACCTTCTTTTGACGCAAGATTCTAATTCTTGCGTCACTAATGACAGACTTAAGCAAGTTCACAATTAAAGGTGGCAATTTGAATTTTCTTCTCTGTAATCTCTTCATTATAGTcggaatgatgatgatgataaccaGGATAATTGGACCTAGATGACAAAGCCAAGAGGTTGATGTTGATTGTAATTATCACCgctatcatcgtcatcatcatcatcacaattaCCATCATTTTTATGCCATCATCTTCTTGGATCAttttatacgtttctgggaatagctgcccacctacccctccactaagccaacattaacacttacctctcacttagggcaaaatgtggcttagggaaggggtaggtgggcagtttgctagaacgtataatgatcccatGATATCATACCCCTTCTTGCTTGCAGGTGAAGCTCAGCcagcaaaaagaaaatcggACGCAGTTCTCCATGAAGACGCCACAACGAGTTGGAAAAGGATGACGAAGATAAGATTACGATGGTATTTctctttattcatttttctgtAGAACGATTTACCccgaaatatatttttaaatgatgGTATTTTAATCCCAATAGCATTTACGTACAATCCTGTTTGAGGCTGCGTTCACATCGTACCGGATAGCTTTTAgtgccgacacgaaaagctCTCCGATATAGTGTGAACAGTAACAGCAGATAACTGGAACAGAACTGGGGCGGTTAGCCGGGAGGGTTTGGtgaactaaatcccagtcctcactcctgaatatttccttccgtctcagtggattccagtcctcgctcctaaTTATTCACTTCCGGTACAGTCCGAATACCTGTTGACACCGCACCAAAGTGTAGCACAGAAAGTATCCGGTATGTGACGCCTCACTTCCGAGATCGGCGCGgcacagcttcgctccgttacagaaatcgcgccgacaTCACCGTTCTCATGTGTGAACAGAcgccctatccggtatggtcTTTATACTGGCGCAAGAACTATCGACTGTGATTTTCCGGAATTACCCGCGAACCGCGAACgtcaagaagtcacgtgaccagggccttgccgtcaggtttacggtttgaggttcacgtttgTACGGCTGGACCACGTTCCAGAGGTAAGTGATTTACCGCAAAGATTTTTGCACCCTAAAAGATCACAATCCcacgtttgagaagaaatactACTTTTCACAACTCTTTTGCTAATTGATTATCGAATTCTGTTTCCAAAAAGCGTAATTTTGAACACAATTTCTCACTTAAAATAGAAGtaagtgaatgaatgaatacaAACATGGCAGCAGCCGCGAGCTACCACCCACGCatcccaaatatgggcagacGGGTAACGTGAAACCgttaaccgcaaaccgcagtttgTCGTTTGCAATAAAATGACCAAACCTCGATCCTAAGGTCTCTAGTGTGTACACAACCTGAGAATCATAACCTACTTAGATTCCACTTGAGGCCAGTCGTAGTGATGTGTGTGCATTTAGCACCTATGGGTAACAGTCCACACCAGTCTCCTTCTAAACCAGTATTCACATGAATCACGTGTTTTCCCTAAAAGAAATCGAATCATCATAAGCCATGCGCGCGCAACACACCGAACCTGTTACTAAGACCTCAGATACCTGAGGAAATTCGCGCGTTTTGTTAAAGAAAAGCTGAAGACTTGTCAATAAGGGAATCTCGCCCCATTTTAAAACGTTCTTACGGTAAACAGGGCTAAAACATGCTATTTTAGGCCACAAAGGTACATCTAAGGAGAATGCAGCGAGGAAGTAGTGCGCGTACTTGTCAAATACTACAGGTCTAACAGCTAGGTGTAAACATTGGTGCAAaaggatgcaacaactcccaacattgttgtgccaacaatgttgggagttgttgcatccgtttgcacgtagctaaacgtttgaccagtttcaaacagtgcaaacggacgcaacgtgaaacatccaacaatgttgggagtttttgGCTAACAAtgctgcgtccgtttgcacggtgCTTAACTGACGGCTATCAGTTTTGAAACGCGTCGTTTCTCGACCGACAGTTTGATAAACTGTACACGTAAAATTAAGCCCAGTCCCAGACTGATGTAAACCTCAATCTGTATCTCTCTTGTGAGCACCGTATTCTGCAGAGGGAGTACTCGGGTACGATTTCTTTATAATGGTTGGTCGACCTTGTCGTAAAGGTTTGCTTTCCGGGAATTTGAGAACAAAATGACCCAAAAGAAAGGCTCGTTTTAAGCAGTACTTTTCTTGGAATACCACTTTTTGTTGCGACCACCCGACCATGGCGTGATTTGTCACACACGAAGAGGTCCCACTGTCTTTCATAATGTCTTGTTCACTCTCCAGCGACAACATGCTTTCATCGGTCAGTAAATCACCCCTTATACTATCCGTTTCTAATCCTTCAACATAACAATTACAAATAAATACCCATACCGGTAACAGAAGACAAGCTATTGATTCCTCGGACATCAAATAAATGGGCTTATCTGTGATCTTTGTCATGTGGAACAGACTCTCGATGTTCGCAATGGTCTGGTCAAGCCGCTTTCCAAAGGCGTTTATAATAACAACCTGGTCAAActgaaaacataaaacaaagtcaTATTAACATTGCGTTTACAATGAATATAAAAATATGCTTAGTTATCCTCTTTCTTCAAGTGGTATTTCAGGGATGATGACTTAACACTGAAATAATTcataatgtaaaatgtaaaagtgTATACAGACGTTAACgtggttaagaatcccaactggtaaCAGGCGAAACAATTGGCTATTTATAAAACAATAGTTTAACGTCAATGTACCTAGAGAGAAGTGACGGGTTTTAATCTCCGGCAGATCCAACGACTAAGACCTTAATGGTTATCGTCGTTCAGATTCAGACCGACGACCGTGGCTTTACCTCGTTCGTCTTTCCTTGTACAATTAAAAGATGATACAACACTGCAGGGGTGGTAGACTCCGTTGAGGAAGCCTGCCTTTCACGGTTTTCCATATGTAGTTGGTCGGTACGTATAACCCAGAAGGGAACTTCCTGCCCTTTTTGTATAAACCAAATCATAGACGCGAGTGAACAACATCTCGAAGGGGAGTGGAAGGTAAATTGTGAGTCACCAGGAAGTCGGTCTTCAATACTAAGTTCTGTGGAACTTCTAACAGCCACCTTATGGAGAAAGGTAAGTGGCCACAACTAGAGGCTTGACTGTagttgttttactttttctacCTTACAAACCTGGTTATCGTGTTCTTTATTCATCAACAAAAGTCTCAGGCATTTGGTGAGATCGGTTTCATCCTGATCCGGGGTAACAATCATTTCT
The sequence above is a segment of the Porites lutea chromosome 3, jaPorLute2.1, whole genome shotgun sequence genome. Coding sequences within it:
- the LOC140929329 gene encoding thiamine pyrophosphokinase 1-like, with product MAKHWTPLECLSDMINQETANKDEKLRLALVVVNMPLGGMADKFFHLWNTASVRACTDGAANQVFSTAGEQRERYLPDYINGDFDSITADVSNFYKEKGVEMIVTPDQDETDLTKCLRLLLMNKEHDNQFDQVVIINAFGKRLDQTIANIESLFHMTKITDKPIYLMSEESIACLLLPGKHVIHVNTGLEGDWCGLLPIGAKCTHITTTGLKWNLTDGQLEFGSLVSTSNTYEGSDPVTIEIDTAVVWTMGVK